CAGAATCGGGTATTGCGTGAGGCGGCAACGGCCTCCGACAGGAGCTGAACGTAATTGCTGGGTCTGGCCAACCTTGTCATCTGTCAGGCTGCAGCCGGATGACGGCAAGGCCCATTTCATGCCACTCGTCCTCGAACAGGTTGTACCTGTCCACCAGGTGGGTGTAAGAGGCCATTACCATCTCGGCTGCAAATGGCTCACATTCCATGAACTCTGTGCCCACCGGCCCTTCGAGTCTCCACTGGGGGTCAGCATCGAATGTCAGGCACCGTGGCTCAGCCAGATCTCTGTACATGCTGGTCAGAGAGTCAAAGTGAGCATGAGACCTATAGGGCAGGGGAGTGACAAGGAACTCCGAGGTAAGCGCAAGACCCAGCTCGTTATCGAACACCTGCACTAGGTCGATCTCTGGAATGAAATTCTCCATCGCGTAGCACAGGTCCAGTGCCAGGTCATCCGGCGCTCGATGATAGTAGAACTTCTCGGGATAGGTCCCCATCATCGTGGTGATAGGCTTAGGACGCTCATCATTCAGAACGTCCTCTGTCTCCGCTCCGTACGTGAATAGGAAGGGGATGTTTCCATTAGTCGCGTCAACGAGAATGTGCTCGTCGTCAACCACAAATTCCAGTGCCATGTGCTGCCAGAACCGCATAGCTGGTGCCGCCCCTCGGAAGTCGAACGTGTCCAGGATGTGCCTGAGGTGGTCGACGGGAACTGGGCCAGGAGTGTCAGGTCCCACCAGCACGTAGTGGGACTCGAAGCCGAAATGGTCGGTTACGAACTTCAGCGCCTGCACCTTCTCCGAACAGATTGCGCCTCGCCCTTCGATAATGTGAGCCAGCGCCTCATCCCCCGTCTTGTAGCGAAGCTTATCACCAGTGAAACGTGAGTAGTTTTCGAATGGTGCGTCCCAGATTGCTCTGGCAATTGCCTCTAGAAACTTGACCCGGGCAACGTAGTCACCGAGCCCCAGGACTTCGTCGTACTCTTCCCCGTGGAACTGCCTTATGGAAGTCTCTACGAAATATTCGAAGTGTGACGCCGAACGCTCCCACCTGCGCTGATTGAAACCCTGCCAGTTGCGGCTATATCCCGTCTCACTGCGGTCTATCGTGATGTCAATCAGGCCGACTTCGGTCCCGCGTACCGTAGCTACTGAACGGGGGGGCACCTCCTGCGGTGACAGTTCACGTACGTCTGACCTGAAGACTGTGCCCGGCGCGAGGGACAGGAGCACACCTTGGCTGTTAGTCATGTGGGATACGTCCTGGATACTCATCAGGGTTGACGCGGAGCCAGGAAGAATCATGCCGCCGTCAGCGAGGAGCATGGGGTCTACGTCCGTTAGATACGCAGGAACCAACTCTGCGAGGGAGCAGCCGATGTCCGAGTCGGCGATCCGCAGTGTGCACGACCTGCCGGTCAGGTGGTCGTTCCACCTGAGCAATGTGGGCCGGTTGTCATGCATTTCAGGTGGCACGGCTGGGAGTCACTTCCTGTAGCGTAGGCAACGTGTTCGGATGATAGCGAGGCATTTTCATGCAATCAAGGACGTTGCGAGGTGGTGTCGTTCGTGGCGAGCTTCCTGATTTCCGCTATAATCCTGCTATGTCGTACCTACTGCAATGTGCATCCTACCGGCGAGTCTTAACGGCTTCCCTCGCCCTGATACTGATTCTTGTAATCGCATCCTGCGGCCAGCCTAGCGCTGCCCCGCTCCCGGCCGATACGCCAACAGCAATTCCTCAACCTCCCACGGCCACACCGGAGCCGACTCCAGTACCTCCTTCGCCGACGCCCGAGCCCACGGCCGTTCCTCGTCCCACTGTAACGGCCACTCCGGCTCCGACTCCCAGGGTCATCAGGTCCCGGGGTCAGACCGAGTTCAGGCCGGCCCCCGACTTTGAAATGGAGACCTTCGATGGAGGCACACTTCGCCTTTCCGATCTGGAAGGCAAGGTGGTTGTGTTGAACTTCTGGGCCTCCTGGTGCCCCCCATGTCGCTGGGAGATGCCTTTCTTCGAAACAATGTGGAACGAGTACCGGGACAGGGACGTGGTGTTCGTGGGCGTGGCGATGTCGGATACCCTCGAAGACGCGCAGGGCTTCGCTGAAGAGGCCGGTGTCACGTATCCGATCGGGTTGGATCAGACTAATGACATAGTTCGAGCATACGAAGTCCGTTCGCTCCCGACTACATTCTTCATAGACAAGGAAGGGCAGATTCAACGCCGTCTGACCAGTGCGGCCAACGAGGCCCTTCTAAAGGTCTTCTTGAGAGGACAACTCCCCAGGGAATAAGTTCCAGAGACCGTTTGGTGACTCGACTCCGATCGCCCAGATTGCCGCAAGTTTAGTCGGGGTCATCTCATGCCTATTCGGTCGTCTGCCCAAATTGACACCAATTTCCGCCGATCACTATAATTCGTTGGATTTAAGGTTGAATTAATATGCCAAAAAGAACGTACCAACCTCGCAACAGACGCCGTGCCCGAGTGCACGGATTTAGGTCCAGGATGCGAACCAAGTCCGGCCGCAACGTCCTCAAGCGGAGGATGTTCAAGGGCCGTCACAAGTTGACGGTTTTGTAGGACTCCATTCCATGCCGACTCTGACCGAACACTCTGCATCCGCCTGTACGTCAGCACTCAGTCGTTTTCTTCAGGGTGGGTGACTCTGAAGCGGGCCAACAGGCTGAGGAAGACTTCAGACTTCGCGGCTGTGAGGAGGGGAGGCAGAAGTTGGGCGGATTCCATGCTCGTTCTGAACGCCCTTCCAAATGACGCACAAGCATCTCGTTTTGGGTTTGCTGTGAGCAAGCGGCTTGGAAATGCGGTTGAGCGCAACCGGATACGCCGTCGCCTGAAGGCGGCGCTTGCCTCGGCAGATGTGAAGTGCGGATGGGATGTGGTGGTGGTTGCCAGACAGCGCGCACGGTACGCCGGCTACCACTCACTGGAAGGCTCGATCAATCGGCTGCTGCAGCGGGCAGAGCTGATTAGGCGGCCGTGCAGATGATAAAGAATTCTGCTCTTCGGGCAATACGAATCTACCAGTCCGCGGTATCCCCCTACCTGCCGTCGGTCTGCAGGCATTTCCCCACCTGTTCGGAGTATGCTCACGAAGCAATAAGCAGGTACGGCCTTCCCAGGGGCTCTTGGCTGGTAGCTAAGAGACTGGGACGGTGCCGCCCCTTAGGGACCAGTGGATATGATCCAGTGCCTTGAATCTGGCCGGGACTCAGGTCCTGATGGCGCTCAGAACGGCATGATTATCATGACTTCACACCACAACTTCAAAAGAGAATCTGTCCTGACCAGATCACTGGTCGGAGGCTTGATCTTCGTGTCGATGTGCATCCTGCTAGTAGGGTGCTCCAGGATTGGCACGCCACAGGGTTGGTCATCTGGCAGCGTATCCGGGGACAGCCTGTTTATAGGCACCATGGAAGGTGAGTTGCTCTCGTTGGACAAGAATACTGGCGATGTCTTCTGGAGACGCCAGATTCCCACTGATGAGGACACCGACCGTGCTATTTACGGAAGACCCGCTGTCACGGATAGTGCAGTCTTCGTAGGCGGCTATGAAGGAAGCCTATACGCCTACGATAGGCAGGGAGACCTTCTGTGGCAGGAGCCACTTCCCGGCAAAATAGTCGGTGGGCCTACGGTTGACGCGAATCGAATCCTGATTGGCACAGGCAACGTATCATCTGCAGATGGGTCAGGGGGAGCTCTCCACGCTATAGACATAGAGTCCAACGACCCGGTGTGGACTTATCATACCGATGGCCCAGTGTGGTCGACGCCCGCCGTCGCAAATGGAGTTGTGCTGGTAGGAACGCTTGATCACAGTGTGTACGCAGTCAATAGCGAAGATGGCTCAGAGAAGTGGCGATTCAAATCTGGTGGGGCGGTGACTTCTGGCATAGTAGTGGCAGAAGGACGAGCTGTATTCGGGAGCTTCGACGGCACGCTGTACGCGTTGGACGTTGAATCGGGCAACCTGGTATGGCGATTCGATGGTGCATCAAATTGGTATTGGTCAGCCCCACTGATAGTCGATGGCGTAGTTTACGCCCCTTCTCTTGACGGTAATCTATATGCTCTCGATATTGATACAGGCGACCTGTCGTGGGTGTTCGACACCGAGGGAGGTCAGCTCGTTGGTAGTCCTGCCGTGATCAACGAGTTGCTGGCAGTTCCTGTCGCTGACGGAGGAGATTCCCGAATAGAGCTCTTGGAGCCGAACGGGAGTAGGGTCTCGGATTGCGCCACTAAGAGCGACGTTCGTACTTCGATAGAGGTAGATGGCGACCTGATATACTTTGGTGCTAATGACAGCACTATCAGAGCATTACGAGTTAAGGCAAGTGGTAACCCCGATGAAGAATGGGTCATCGTTACCAACGAAGATGACCCCCATCCTTCCGGCCGGTCCCCGGACTGCTAGTTAGGGGCAACGTTTGGACTTTTCCTTTTTCCTAGACACATGGAACCTCGTGATCATCCAGCCGATGATCAACGGGCTGGTCCTGCTCTACTACTACCTGCTCGCTGACTTCGGTATTGCGATAATTGCCTTCACTCTGCTGGTCAGGCTCGTGATGATCCCGCTTACGGTGAAGCAGAGCCGCCAGATCAAGGCCATGAGCGCGCTTCAGCCCATGATGAAGGAGATCCAGGAGAAGCATAAGGGCGATAGGCAGCGAGCTTCTCAGGAGACCATGAAGCTCTACCGGGAACAGGGTGTTAACCCTCTTGGCTGCCTGGGTCCGATGTTCATTCAGTTTCCCATCTGGATTGGTCTTTACCAGTCGATCATTCAGACTGTTCCCTCCAACCCTGAGAGTCTCGTAGGCCTGTCGCGCCATCTCTACGACTGGCTGCCACAGGTCAATGGCGTCATACCCATCGACAGCAACTTCCTGTGGATGGACCTGGCTCGGCCGGATCCGACCCCGTTTGTGATGCCTATTCTCGTCGGAGTATCGATGTGGGTCATGCAGAAGATGACCACCATGCCCACCGCCGACGAACGACAGGCGTCCACAAATAGAATGATGCTGTGGATGATGCCTGCAATGTTCGGGTTCTTCACCCTGAACTTCCCCAGTGGGCTGGCGCTCTATTGGGTAGTCTCGAACGTCGTTGGCCTTGTCATTCAGGGCTTTGTGACCGGTTGGGACCCCATCATTAACCTGTTCAAGTTCGGGCGCGGGAAGTCCGACGAGGCTGCTGCCGTTGCGGCGCAGTCGGCACCCGCCCTAGTTTCACCTGTTGAGGAGACAACCGATGCGGGAGATCGAGATATCAGCCAGAACGGTAGAAGAAGCAATCGAAATCGCTCTAAAGGAACTAGACGCAGATCGCGTCGACGTAGAGGTGGACGTCGTTAATCGCGGGAAGTCGGGAATTCTTGGAATAGGTTCCGAGCCCGCTGTAGTTAGAGTATCCGCCATTGAATCAGCCCCTGATAGCGTGACGGTCGCCTCAAGCGTGATTCAGACCCTCATTGACCATCTGGACGCGGACGTTGTTCTAACCCTCAAGCAAGTCCATAACGATGACCTGGATGGACCGATCTTCGAGATCGAAGGCGATGATGCGGGCCTCCTAATCGGACGCAAGGGCGAGACTCTTAAGACCCTCCAGTTCCTGGTCAGATACGTTGTCAGCCATAAGCTCGACGAACGGGTCAACTTGATGATCGACGTCGAAGGCTACCAGCAACGGCGCCATCAGTCCTTGGAGAACATGGCCCACCGCGTGGCTCGACGCGTATCGGATACCGGGCGCTCCATCACCCTGGAGCCCATGCCTGCCAATGAACGCCGGATTGTGCACATTGCCCTGTCTGACCATCCCGGGGTGACCACAGAAAGCACTGGATTCGGCGATTCGCGTCAGGTCACAGTCGAGCCCAGTTGAACCTGAATCGGGGTCATCAATGACGGCCTCCTTAGACATCGCCGGACGAGTTGCCTCGATTTCACTCAATAGGCCAGATACCGGCAACCTGATTGACTTCGGGCTCGCATATACGCTTGCCGATCTGGCCAGCGAAGTCAGACAGGATGACGATGTCTGGGTCGTCGTGGTCAAGGCAGAAGGCCCGGACTTCTGCCAGGGCACTGACCCTGAAGCTCTTTCCGCAGTGGCCTTGGATGACACTCGGCTCGCCGATCTGAGAGTCGCACAGTCGATTGCCGCTATAGAGAAGCCAGTTGTGTGCTCCTTACAGGGAAGCGTCAACGATCAGGGTTTTGAAATAGCCCTTGCATGTGATCTGCGAATTGCAGACTCAGACGCGACCTTTTCGATGCGCCAGGTCCAATCAGGGGGAATGCCCTGGGATGGCGGCACCCAGCGCCTGCCTCGCATCGTAGGTCGGTCCAGGGCTGTTGAGCTTCTGATGACAGGCAGGACACTAGAGGCGAACGAGGCAAGAGCGATTGGCCTGCTGAACGAAATCGTCGAGCCTGGTGATGCAACCCGTCGGGCACTTGAACTGGCGGAGACTATGGCATCGCACGGACCGACAGCGCTTCGATACGTCAAGGAAGCAGTGCTGGCCGGCTCCGACGGCTCTCTCACCTCAGGACTGAGACTCGAAGCCGATCTCAGCTTCCTTCTCCAGTCCACGAGCGACAGGCACGAGGGCATCTCATCGTTCCTGGAGCGTCGAGCCCCGGAATTCAGTGGTGAGTAGCAAAGTCCTGCCATGACTGCCGAGCCCACAGTTTTGCTCTCCAAATCGGGTTCCGTGGCGACCGTTACGCTGAATCGCCCCAATGTCATCAATGCATTCAACGTACAGATGCGAGATGATCTCTACGCGGCGCTTGAGGCCGTACGGGATGATTCCGAAGTGAAGGCCGTACTCATCACCGGAGCAGGCGACCGGGGCTTTTGTGCAGGGGCCGATCTGACGGAGTTTGGTACTGCACCCTCACAGACAATCGCACGCCAGGTGCGATGGGAGCGGGACCTTTGGGGCCTGTTCCTGTCGATTTCCAAGCCGCTCGTGGCTGCGCTCCACGGCTATATCATAGGCTCAGGAGTCGAAATCGCCTGTCTGTGCGACATACGCATTGCGGCTGACAACGCGGTCTTCAGGATGCCCGAATCGGCAAGCCAGACGTTGCCTCGCACCATTGGCGTAACTGCTTCAATGGAGATACTTCTCACAAACGACGTCATCTCAGCCTCGAGAGCCCTGGAAATCGGGCTCGTCCACAAGTTGGTGTCTCGCGACTCGCTGGATGCCTCGGCCGCTGATGCAGCGGACGACTTGGCGAGCTTACCCAGTGACTCGATCGCAGCCGTCAAGCGAGCGGTACTTGAGGGCATGGATTTCGACTTGGAACGCGGTCTCGACTTGGAGTTGAGACTTGCGAGAATACTCATGAGGCGGCAACCCGTCGGTAAGTAGAATTAGCTACGCAATGGTGGTAATCTTTAGTGCGGCTTTTTAGGAGCCGCATTACTATGTAGGCTGGTAGACAGCTCATAACGCGGGCAGTCGACGACCGGATTCGTGACAAGGGGAATTGGACCACAATGAATGTATCGGAGTTTCTGGGAATCTCTGCTGCGATCGTTCCCGATCGTACCGCCCTGGTATTCGAGGGAAAACGCACATCCTTTGAAGAATTGCAGTCCAGGGTTACGCGGCTGGCAAGTGCCCTACAGTCCCTGGGGGTTGGCGAAGGTGACCGGATAGGAATTGTGCAGGTCAACACCGACGCGGTCGTGGAGACATGCTTCGCCGCCGCCAGGACGGACGGTGTGTTCGTACCGCTCAACTTCCGCGCGCGAGGCGACGAAGTATCGTTCATGATCAGGGACTCAGGCCCGAAGGTTCTCCTTGTAGGCTCGAGGTACCTCGATCTTGTTGACTCTATTGCCGACGAACTCGACTCCGTAGAGCATTACATTTCGCTCGATGAACCCAGAGACGGTTGGCTTTCGTATGAAGATTTGCTTGCAAACGCGGTTGAAGAAGAATTGTGGCCGACTACCGCCGAGGATGACCTCGCCGTACTCCTGTTCACCTCAGGCACAACGAGCTACCCCAAGGGCGTAATGCTGACCCACAACAGCTTCGCTTCTTACATCCTCAGTCACGTGACTCCCG
The window above is part of the Dehalococcoidia bacterium genome. Proteins encoded here:
- a CDS encoding TlpA family protein disulfide reductase, coding for METFDGGTLRLSDLEGKVVVLNFWASWCPPCRWEMPFFETMWNEYRDRDVVFVGVAMSDTLEDAQGFAEEAGVTYPIGLDQTNDIVRAYEVRSLPTTFFIDKEGQIQRRLTSAANEALLKVFLRGQLPRE
- the rpmH gene encoding 50S ribosomal protein L34, which produces MPKRTYQPRNRRRARVHGFRSRMRTKSGRNVLKRRMFKGRHKLTVL
- the rnpA gene encoding ribonuclease P protein component yields the protein MTLKRANRLRKTSDFAAVRRGGRSWADSMLVLNALPNDAQASRFGFAVSKRLGNAVERNRIRRRLKAALASADVKCGWDVVVVARQRARYAGYHSLEGSINRLLQRAELIRRPCR
- the yidD gene encoding membrane protein insertion efficiency factor YidD, with amino-acid sequence MIKNSALRAIRIYQSAVSPYLPSVCRHFPTCSEYAHEAISRYGLPRGSWLVAKRLGRCRPLGTSGYDPVP
- a CDS encoding PQQ-binding-like beta-propeller repeat protein, whose product is MIQCLESGRDSGPDGAQNGMIIMTSHHNFKRESVLTRSLVGGLIFVSMCILLVGCSRIGTPQGWSSGSVSGDSLFIGTMEGELLSLDKNTGDVFWRRQIPTDEDTDRAIYGRPAVTDSAVFVGGYEGSLYAYDRQGDLLWQEPLPGKIVGGPTVDANRILIGTGNVSSADGSGGALHAIDIESNDPVWTYHTDGPVWSTPAVANGVVLVGTLDHSVYAVNSEDGSEKWRFKSGGAVTSGIVVAEGRAVFGSFDGTLYALDVESGNLVWRFDGASNWYWSAPLIVDGVVYAPSLDGNLYALDIDTGDLSWVFDTEGGQLVGSPAVINELLAVPVADGGDSRIELLEPNGSRVSDCATKSDVRTSIEVDGDLIYFGANDSTIRALRVKASGNPDEEWVIVTNEDDPHPSGRSPDC
- a CDS encoding membrane protein insertase YidC — encoded protein: MDFSFFLDTWNLVIIQPMINGLVLLYYYLLADFGIAIIAFTLLVRLVMIPLTVKQSRQIKAMSALQPMMKEIQEKHKGDRQRASQETMKLYREQGVNPLGCLGPMFIQFPIWIGLYQSIIQTVPSNPESLVGLSRHLYDWLPQVNGVIPIDSNFLWMDLARPDPTPFVMPILVGVSMWVMQKMTTMPTADERQASTNRMMLWMMPAMFGFFTLNFPSGLALYWVVSNVVGLVIQGFVTGWDPIINLFKFGRGKSDEAAAVAAQSAPALVSPVEETTDAGDRDISQNGRRSNRNRSKGTRRRSRRRRGGRR
- a CDS encoding protein jag, with the translated sequence MREIEISARTVEEAIEIALKELDADRVDVEVDVVNRGKSGILGIGSEPAVVRVSAIESAPDSVTVASSVIQTLIDHLDADVVLTLKQVHNDDLDGPIFEIEGDDAGLLIGRKGETLKTLQFLVRYVVSHKLDERVNLMIDVEGYQQRRHQSLENMAHRVARRVSDTGRSITLEPMPANERRIVHIALSDHPGVTTESTGFGDSRQVTVEPS
- a CDS encoding enoyl-CoA hydratase/isomerase family protein, which codes for MTASLDIAGRVASISLNRPDTGNLIDFGLAYTLADLASEVRQDDDVWVVVVKAEGPDFCQGTDPEALSAVALDDTRLADLRVAQSIAAIEKPVVCSLQGSVNDQGFEIALACDLRIADSDATFSMRQVQSGGMPWDGGTQRLPRIVGRSRAVELLMTGRTLEANEARAIGLLNEIVEPGDATRRALELAETMASHGPTALRYVKEAVLAGSDGSLTSGLRLEADLSFLLQSTSDRHEGISSFLERRAPEFSGE
- a CDS encoding enoyl-CoA hydratase/isomerase family protein translates to MLSKSGSVATVTLNRPNVINAFNVQMRDDLYAALEAVRDDSEVKAVLITGAGDRGFCAGADLTEFGTAPSQTIARQVRWERDLWGLFLSISKPLVAALHGYIIGSGVEIACLCDIRIAADNAVFRMPESASQTLPRTIGVTASMEILLTNDVISASRALEIGLVHKLVSRDSLDASAADAADDLASLPSDSIAAVKRAVLEGMDFDLERGLDLELRLARILMRRQPVGK